DNA from Microbacterium sp. SORGH_AS_0969:
CTCCGTCGAGGCGGCGCTCGCGGGCCGTTCCGACGTCGCGGCCTTCGTGTCTCGGGATGCCGCCGAGCCCTTCGCCGTGCTCACTCTCGAGGAGTCCGTGGCCGAGAGCCGCGACCGCGTGGTGTTCTCGCTCGGTTTCGGTCTCACCCGCCACGGGCGTGTGCTGAGCGACTTCGGTGACCTGTCGACCCCCGACGGCGAACGCCTCTTGACGGTCGGCATGACCCGCGCGCGGCGCTCGATGGTCATCGTGTCGTCGATCCGCCCCTCGGCCTTCGACGACGGGCGCCTTGAGCACGGGGCCGCGACGCTCATGGGCATCCTCGGGTCGGTTGCGTCGCGCGGCCGCGAGAGCCGCCTCGAAGACCTCGCCGATCCGCTCACTCGCGCTTTGGCACGGGAGTTGCGCGCGCTCGGCGTCGAGGTCGACCTCGACTACCGGGGACTCCTCCCGCTCGTGGCCCGCCACGGAGGAAAGGCCGTCGTCGCCGAGAGCGACCCCGAGACCATCGGCGAGTCCCTGCGCGAGACGCTCCGGCTGCGTCCGCAGATCCTGCGTCGTCTCGGTTGGCACTACGTGCGCGTGCACGCGTTCGATCTGTACAGCGACCCCGCGGGAGTGGCATCCCGGATCGCCGAACTGCTCGGCGTCGCACCCGACGACCCCGGGACGACCACCGAGCCCCTCGACCTGCCTGGTTGAGCGCGATGAGCACGACCCCGGATGCCATGGGTACCGCGGGCGATCCGGACCCGGAGCTCCCGCGCGACGACGCTGCATCGCACGAGGAACGTCAGCCGGTGATCCGGATCCGCGGCGCGCGCCGTGCGCGGCTGCTGCCCGCGCCGGGCACGACGGCGGAACCCGCCCCCGCGGACGACCCGCACCGGGGTGGAGGGCCGGGGCCGGTGGCATCCGGTCCGAATGATGACCGCATGCTCCGCGACGTTCCCCCGCACTACTGACGAACGGGCCCGCGCTGACGCCAGCGCGAGCCCGTTCATCGAGGCGGTCAGGCCTTGTTCTGACGCTCCAGGAGGTCGCGGATCTGCACGAGGAGCTCCTGTTCGGTGGGAAGCTTGGGCTCTTCGGATGCCGCGTCGGTCACGCCGGCGCGGGCGGCGGCGCGCTCCTTCCAGCGGTTCATCGGGAAGACGAACACGAAGTACACGATCGCGGCGACCGCGAGGAAGTTGATGACGGCGACGAGGATCGACCCGAACTCGAATGTCGCGATGCCGCCGAAGATCGTCGGAACCGAGAGGTTGAGGTTCGTCAGATCACCGATCTGGAACACGAATCCGATGAGGGGATTGATGAAGCCCTGGACGATCGCGTTGACGATCGCCGTGAAGGCTGCACCGATGACGACGGCGACCGCGAGATCGATCACGTTGCCGCGGAGGATGAACTCTTTGAATCCCTTGATCACGTTGGTCTCCTGGGGGGTCGAGGGTCTGCTGGCGAGGGGCGACGCGTCAGGACGACGACGAAGCCGTCGAAGTCGATGATGACGACGTCGACGACGATCCGCCACCGCTTGCGCCGGCCGAGCTCGACGACCCGCTCGACGACCCGCTGCTGGACGAGCTGCTCGACGAGCTCCGGGAGTCGGTGCGGTAGAAGCCCGACCCGTTGAACGTCACGCCGATCGACCCGTACTGCTTGCGGAGGTCTCCGCCGCACTCGGGGCATTCGGTGAGGGCCGCGTCGGAGAACGACTGGACGGCGTCGAAACGGTGTCCGCACTGCTTGCAGGCATACGAGTAGGTGGGCATGGTGCTTCTTTCGGGTGTCAGGCGGGGGAGGCGGCGATGCGCACCGTGCGCGTCGGGGTCACGATGCCCGAGACGGGCTGGTCGTGCACGTCGCGCGGAACGTCGTCGACGAATTCGGAGTCGAAGATGACGGCGTAGACGGGAGGGCACTTCTCCATCGAGCCGAGGGTCTTGTCGAAGTAGCCGCGGCCCCAGCCGAGGCGCATCCCTCGCCGGTCGACCGCCGCCGCGGGGATGACGAGCAGATCGACGTCGTTCACGGCGATCGGTCCGAGCACGTCGCCGACGGGTTCGGGGAGGCCGAACAGTCCCTCGGCGATGTCGGCGTCGGGCGTGGCGACCGCCCAATCGAGCAGCCCGTCTTCGCGCGTGATCGGAAGAAGGACCCGGATGCCGCGCGCCACCGCACCGGCGACGAAGGCGTGCGTGCCGGGTTCGGTGGTCGTGGACAGAAAACACGAAATGCTGCGTGCGCCGAGCCTTTCGACCAGGGCGTCGAGCTGTTCTTTGACGCCGTCCTCGGCGATTTCGCGCGCGTGCGAAGAAATGATCTGGCGTCGTTCGCGAAGATCGGCGCGTAATGCGCGCTTGGCCTGCTCGATGCTGTCGGGCATGCAGTAAGTGTAAGTGCGCGTCCCGTCACGCCGCCGTCACAGGAGACCAGTAGGGT
Protein-coding regions in this window:
- the mscL gene encoding large conductance mechanosensitive channel protein MscL is translated as MIKGFKEFILRGNVIDLAVAVVIGAAFTAIVNAIVQGFINPLIGFVFQIGDLTNLNLSVPTIFGGIATFEFGSILVAVINFLAVAAIVYFVFVFPMNRWKERAAARAGVTDAASEEPKLPTEQELLVQIRDLLERQNKA
- a CDS encoding FmdB family zinc ribbon protein, which translates into the protein MPTYSYACKQCGHRFDAVQSFSDAALTECPECGGDLRKQYGSIGVTFNGSGFYRTDSRSSSSSSSSSGSSSGSSSSAGASGGGSSSTSSSSTSTASSSS
- a CDS encoding 5-formyltetrahydrofolate cyclo-ligase — translated: MPDSIEQAKRALRADLRERRQIISSHAREIAEDGVKEQLDALVERLGARSISCFLSTTTEPGTHAFVAGAVARGIRVLLPITREDGLLDWAVATPDADIAEGLFGLPEPVGDVLGPIAVNDVDLLVIPAAAVDRRGMRLGWGRGYFDKTLGSMEKCPPVYAVIFDSEFVDDVPRDVHDQPVSGIVTPTRTVRIAASPA